The following DNA comes from Microlunatus antarcticus.
GACCCGACGCCCGACAGCATTCCGAGACTGCGAGGTGCGGTCCGGAGGAGTCTAGGGAGATTTACATGGCACAGGGAACCGTCAAGTGGTTCAACGCTGAGAAGGGCTTCGGCTTCATCGCCGTCGACGGCGGCGGGCCGGACGTTTTCGTGCACTACAGCGCGATCGAGTCGTCGGGCTTCCGCTCGCTCGACGAGGGCCAGCGGGTCGAGTTCTCGACCGCTCAGGGCCCCAAGGGCCCCCAGGCCGAGAAGGTTCAGGCCATCTGAGGCTTTCTGCCTCGTAGGACCAACGAGAAGCGCCGACCCTCCGGGGTCGGCGCTTCTTGCCGTTTCTGACGTCCGCACAGCCGGAGCACGTTCCCTGAGCTTGTCGAAGGGCGAAGGGGTCAGAGCCAGCGCCCGCCCGGCCCGAACTCGAGGACCTCGACCACGGGGCCCACGGCTGGAGCGCTGAACGCGAGCCGCGGAACGCCCCTCGGCGTGGGCGCCGCCTCAGGGGTCGCCACCTCGTTCAGCCCGTACGCGAGCACCGCCGCCTCCGCGTCGCGGACGTCGCGCACCAGTCGCTCGTGCGCCATCCGGTTCCCCACCTGGCGAGTCGCGGTCATGTGCTCGTCGTCGAGAATCAGCCGCCGCACCCGCTCGAGATGCCCCCGCAGCTGCTCGAGCCGGTCGACCGCCCACCGGCGCAGCACGCCCTCGTCGGGCTGCTCCTGCTCGACCACCTGGAGCCAGAGTCGTACGGCGACCGGCTCGAGCCGTGGCCGGATCCGACGCCACAAGGGAGGCCGACTCAGGATCCAGGCGACCAGCGGCAGGCACAGCACAGCCAGGAACGCGTAGGCGTCGCTGACGTGCTCCTGCATGTTCCGTCCTCGTCCGTGAGGTACAAAGAATTGTACGTAGCGGAAGTCAGATGGGCCATGGATCGATCGAGCAGCACTCCTGTCTAGGCTCAGGGGCTCGTCGCAGACCGTGAGATCGGAGAACAAGGGTGTCTGTCCCGCCGACCGCGCTGCTCTCTTGGGCCCACAAGCCCAACCAGCCGGGGACCGACGCTGCCTGGAGCAACGAAGTTCTGCAGCTGGCCGTGAACCTGCGCCAGTTCGGTGTCGACGCGGACCTCGACCTGTTCCACCTCAGCGAGCCCGGGATCGAGTGGACGGGATGGGGGCCGAGCCGCATCACGAAGTGCGACTACACGGTCGTCCTGGTGAACCAGGCTTGGCGGCAGCGTTTCGAAGGGACCAACGAGCCGAACGAAGGCGCGGGGGCCGTGGCCGAGGCGGACACGCTCCTCGGGCTGTTCGAGCGGAACCAGGACGACTTCCGGCGGCGGTTGCTGGTCGTCGTGCTGCCCGGGGCCGACTTGCATGACGTGCCGCCGCGGCTCTCCGGGCAGCAACGATTCGTGCTCAAAGACTTAACCAGGAACGACCTCGAGCCACTGCTGCGGCTGCTGCACGGCTCGCCCGAGCACGTCATGCAACCGGTCGGACCTGCTCCCTTCCTTCCACCCGTCAGGTTCGGACCGATTGATGGAGCCGCGGGAACCCCGGGCATCCACACTTACGTCCCCGGAGTGCCCGACGAGGGGCAAGAGGTTGTCCAGCAGCAGCTAGCGTCCAATCCAGCCGGAGCGGTGGTGCGATCGTTCCTCGAGGAGCTGACGACGAAGCAGGGAGTCGCCCTTCATGGGGTGCGCCGGCGAGACGCCGCACCTGGTTCGCTCGACGACTACACGGGCTACTTGCGTCTCACCCGTGCGGCTAGAACGATCGGCTACCTGTACGCAAGCACCGGACGCCTCAACCCGAAGGTGAGCGGGCCGACGCTCGAGACACTGTCGTCCCTGGCTCCGGACGCGCGGCAAGTCGGCTCGAGCAACGAGGCCTACCGAGCGGTCATCACCGTCAACGATCCGCGGTCGCGAGAGCAGGCGATCGCTCTGCTGCGCCGGGCGGCCGGTCTCGGTGCGGCTACCTGAGCAAATGACCCAGGTCGAGGTGGACCCGCCTGCCACGGCCAGCATGAGGGAGCAGACGAGTGCTCTTCTTACCTGCCACACGAGGGCCGCCAGCGTCGCCATGCTCAGCCAGGAGACGAAGACACCAGTGCGACTGCGGAGGGTCGCACCCCCACTGCTGGACTGTGAACGCCCTGCGACTGCTGCCACCGCGTCGCGTGGCGAGGCCCAGGGTCGACGCGCGGGTGGACAACACGACACCGCTGGCGCGCAACACCATGAGTTGTGGGTACTGAGTTCACGGCTCGTAGGCTCGGCGACGTGCAGGACTTTCTCTTCAGCGTGGCGCCTCAGAGTCGAACGCCAGCTCGAGCTGCTAAGCTGGCCGACATGGCACCCTCGTTCAAGTTCGTGGACCTGTTCGCCGGTATCGGGGGCTTCCACGCAGCCCTGAGCCACGCCGGCGGCGAGTGCGTGTTCGTGTCCGAGATCGACGAGCAGGCCATGACGACCTACCGGCACAACTGGGTCGACGGCCAGGCTGAGCCGCCCGTCCTCAACTCCGACATCACCACCGCTGCGAACGACACCGTCATGGAGGTGCCCGAGCACGACGTCCTGACCGCGGGTTTCCCTTGCCAGCCGTTCTCCAAGTCGGGCTATCAGCGAGGCATGGACGAGGCCCGCGGGACGCTGTTCTGGAACATCGCCCGGATCATCGAGAAGCGCAAGCCCTCGGTCGTCCTGCTCGAGAACGTCCGTAACATCGCCGGCCCGCGTCACCGCCACGAGTGGGACGTGATCATCAAGACCCTGCGACAGCTCGGTTACCGCGTCTCGAGCTCGCCGACGGTGTTCTCCCCCCACTTGCTGCCCCCGCACCTGGGCGGAACCCCGCAGGTGCGAGACCGCGTCTTCATCGTGGGCACCTACGTCGGACCGGTCCGTGCCATGGAGGAGACCGAGGTCGGGCCGACCGTCCTCCGCGCTCCGGTTGAGGGCTGGGACCCGTCGCGCTGGGACGTGAACTGGGTGCTCGACGAGGACAGCTCGATCCCTGACCTCGAGCGCTACCGGCTGAACGACCAGGAGCGCGAGTGGATCCAGGTCTGGGACGACCTGGTTCAGGCCCACCAGCAGAGCAAGGGGCGGCGCCTCCCCGGCTTTCCCCTCTGGTCCGACCTCTGGCAGCCGAACGGGATGCCGTCAGAGTTGGAGATCAGCGCGCTGCCCACGTGGAAGGCCGACTTCACCCGCAAGAACATCGCCTTCTACCGGGAGAACGAGGCAGTCATCGACGCCTGGCGTTCCGCCCACCCTTCGCTCGCCTCGTTCCCGGTCACCCGGCGCAAGCTCGAGTGGCAGGCGCAAGACTCCACGTCTCTCTGGGACACGGTCATGCACTTCCGCCCGTCGGGAATTCGCGCAAAGGCGGCCACCTACCTCCCTGCGCTCGTGGCTATCACGCAGACCTCCATCGTCGGGTCGCGACGGCGCCGGCTCACTCCGCACGAGGCTGCTCGCCTTCAGGGGCTCCCGCGCTCCTTCGCGTTCGCCAATCGGCGAGAAGCCGCGTCCTACAAGCAGGTGGGGAACGGCGTCGCGGTCGGGGCTGCTTGGTACGTGCTCCGCAGCCACGTCGAGAACGACGCTCACTCGTCTCGGCCGCAGATCCCGGAGCGCGTGCGGCAGGCGGTCCTCTCGGCCCCGCTCAACGGCAGCACCGATGCGCTCAACCCGTTGGCCCTCCAGCTGTACCCGGGTCCTCGGGCGGCTGCTGCGCTTTGACGGGTCGTCGGCGCCGACCGTCTAGAGCGTCGAGCACCGCCTCTACCTGGTCCGCTGCTTGAACGGCAGGGACGTGCTCCCAGATGCGCAACACCGCCCAACCTTCCTCGGCCAGGTGTTCGTCGGTGTCCCGGTCGCGACCATGGTTGGCCGCTAGCTTGGTGGCCCACCAACCGGAGTTGTGCGTCGGGGTCGTCCCGTGTTTTGGACAGCCGTGCCAGAAGCAGCCGTCGACAAACACGGCCAGCCGCGCCCGTGTGAAAGCGATGTCGATCGTGCGCCGGTTCCGCCCAGGAACGCGGACGACAACGCGATAGCGTCGGCCGCGTCTATGTAACTCTCTTCGCAGCGCGAGCTCGGGTTTGGTGTCGCGGCGCGCGGCCTGAGACATCCGCTTCGACAGCGAAGGATCGCTCGATCCTGGATGCACCGGGACGCTGAATGTCCTCTGCGTCCTATTGCTCACGAGGAACCCTGAGTCGGACCGTTATGGTGAAACTGAACTTGCGCATCACCTGCGTCGCCAGTCGACGAGCGTCATTAGCGAGACCTTTACTCGTCGTTCATCGGCCAAGGTAGAAGTGCACCGCTTCGAGGACCGCCGCCAGTCCTTTCAACGTCACGGTCCCACCTCTCGAATCGTAGTCGGGAAGCCAAACATCACCGGCTGATTCGACGATTGCCCGCGCGAGCTCGGGCTTGGTTAGATGCAGCGGAAGCCCCAGTCCCAGTTCTCTATTCACGAGATCAAAAATTTCTCTGGGCTCCGTGGACCCAGTAGACATCTTCGGAGCCTCGAGTCCGAAGACGCTGGCGATTTCTTCAACGATGTCCTGCTTGCGACCGCTCACAGCTCCTCTACTTCACCAAGGTGCTCGTGCAACTCGTCTACAGTTTGCCGAACCCAACCAAGGGCTACTTCGTCCGTCGTCTGTTCAACGGCGAGGCCCACGAGTCGGAGCCTGTCCAGCACCATGTACTTCAACGCGAGCTCGTCCCACACGGGGCCAACGGTAAGCGCCGCGGGTGTTGCAAGAGCTGTCTCGGGGTCCACGTCCATCGCTAACCAGGAGCTCCATAAGCGCCGGTCGATGTCTAGCCCTTTTGCTACCAGATTTTCCTGCAGGGTGCATTGAACCAGAAGCACCGGAAACCCTGATCGACGGTCGGGAAATGGACGCCAGCCAACGACGTCAACGCCTCCGTCCTTTCGGCGAGGTTGCCGGTAGCCGAGACCCACGGGAACCCCAATCTGTTGGGCTAGCCATTGAATCGCGAGGTCGAACTCAGGGGGTCGCCCGACGTCGGAAGGCCACCCGAAGCGAAGTGCTCTCCCGTTAACTCCCCATATGCTTTTTACCGCGTCGACAACAACAGACTCGAAGTGGACAGCCGATCCGTCGTCGGGGACGGCGCCTAGGTACTCGCGAACTGGGTTTCCAGGCGACAGCAGGGTCAGCAAAGCGTAGGTCGAACCGGTAGCGTGGTTCTCAGACCGCACGGCGTATTCACCGTGGATCTTGAAGGGATAACGAGAGCCCAGCAGGCTCGCTCTACGGCTCATCTCCCGAAGGCCGGCAGTCAGACGCTGGGGCTCTAGTCCTTGGCTCTTCTGGAAAAAGCCCAATAAGGCGTCAAGTCCGATGGGCCGCGGCCCTCTTACGAGTAGTGACACCTCGATCCAATCGGCGATGTGCTCGCGACCTCTGATGGTCACGTCGCAACGCGATCGGGGTCCTGGTCTACGACATTCCGCATAGACTCAAGAAGCGCTTCGAGGTCGGCGAGAAGCCCCACTACTTGAACATCTCCTGCATACTCAGCTAGATCGTCACCCGCTGCACCAAGGGCGTTCGTTGCGGCCGTCAAACGCTTGACAAGGCGTTCTCTGGGGTTCATGCCTGCGTTCTGGACCTGTTGCTTAGCCTCTTCGAGACTCTTCCCGGCCCGTAGCGACCCCAGACCGACCTCGCTGGCGACCACATTGCCGAGCGCGCTCATTTGTCGGGAATCGCTGATCACTGGCTCCGAGTCCTCATCTCCGAAGACCCACGAGATCAGCTCCCTGAGCTCACCGAGCTTGCCAGGGGGAACCGGCTTCGCGCCAGCAGACAGCCGAGAGCCCAGCGGCGCACCGATATGGTCACGAAGTTTCGTATTACTCATGGCGACAGTGAGTACAGAGAAAGCCTTCTCTACTTCACCGGTGCTGAGGCCCGCGTCCTCGGCTTGAGAAACTATAGCCTGATCACGGTAAAGGTCGGCGGCCTTGCTTTTCGTTATCCCGATTAGCTCGGCTACCTCGGATATCGATCTGCCCTCCGAAACACGACTTGCGATGAACCGAGCCTGCATGTAGGGCCGCCATGCCAACTTGCCGACGACGTGGGCTCGAGAGACCTCGACGTGCGTAGCCTCGCGATTCTCGTGGACCACAATTGGGACTTCCGTGGCAGGACTGACACCAGCCCTGTCTGCAACCTCGCTCCACCTACCGGGATCCGCGAATTCCGCTCGAATCTCGGGGTGGCTGAGGCCAAGTAGCGCCGTTAGTCTTCGATTGCCCTCGACGATGGTGAATCGGCCATGACCGGAGCGGATGGCGATGAGCGGCTCTGCTGCAAAGTAGCCATTGTCAGCTATTGATTGTGCGACCGCAAAGGCGTCAAACCCCATTTCGAGCACAACGGCGAGATCCGCCTGCTCGCCTCCCCGAAGTGATTCTGGCAGGCGGGGGTTGTACGGGTCTAATAGAAGGGTCGAGATGGGGGTGTGAAGGGCAACGCCCGAGCGCACCCCAGAGTTGGTTCCCATGCGAGTGTCCTCTGTCATCTGAGTTCAGCCTTTCGAACGACCTGTAGGTCACCGAGGTGGATGGCAAGCGTAAGAATTTCTGTCGTCGGGTCCGCGCGGCGCGCGACCCGATGCACCTGCACTACAAGTGAGGACGGATCGTCGGCGACGCCCCCAATAGCTCGATCGCCTGGATAGGCCGGTGCGGTGTCGTTTCGAGCTAGGTCTCGGCCTTGGAAGAGGTTCACGAAACCCGTTTCGACGTCCCACTTCCGTAGGCGCAGGTCGCCGTCGTCCTCCATGAGAATGACGGGAACTTCTCGATGCGGGTCCGGATGACGTTCGAGCGCTTCAACCACATCGCCGTATCGCCACGAAGGACCGTATTTGTCGGCACTCCAATTGGCCAGCAGCGACTGTCGAACCTGGTCAAGCGAGCACCGAAGCGTTCGAAAACTGAGGCGTCCATAATTCACATAAGGAGCGTTATATAGTCCTAGAGACTCGACCAGAGTTCGGTTCGTCTGTAGCGAAGTTGGATCTAGGCGTGGGAGCCGGATTGACGCCCACCCTTGACCTGCGTAAGACAACTGGCTGACGACGGAAGCACGAGTGGGTTTCATGCCCTCGGGAAGAAGAAGTCCAACTTCTCGTGCCCAGGTGTGCACGCTCCCACCGTTGTCTACGTGATCTTGAAGTTGAGCTCTGAGGTCGTACTCCGTAAACACGATCTCCCTGAGAGCTTTGATCGTGCGTTTGGTGGCGAAGAATTGGCAGTAGGGCAGTTGGTCGCGGCGGTAGCCGAAGGCTCGAGCCCGCTGCTCCAAGGTGTCCACTTGAGTGCTTGGAGGTCGATTCATGTAGGTCACTGTCAGCCCCTCGACGGTGAACCCCCTGTCGAGCTTGTTACCGCCGACCAATATATGAATGGGAGTAACGTTCCACTCGACCTTGTTGAGTGCGCTCGTGGAGTTGACGAGCCAGAGCGAAGTTTCACGGAGCACCCATCGAACGCGGTCCAAGAAAGGGCCGTCCGAGATGGTAGGTGCACCTCGTTCGGCTAGGATTTGACGCTCGCTCAGAAGGGCGCCAGGGAGGTCGTCCGCTGAGGTTGCGGCTGCCGCGGCGGCCCTCCACTTCTTGAGCTCCCTTTCCATGAGAAATCGGTAACGCTCCTGAACGTCATTGCGCTGGGTCGAATGAACTAACATGCTTATAGGGGCGGCGTCCGGCTGCAGCTCCGAGAGCGTTGCTGCTCCGGCGACGAATGACCCCAGGGCGGCCAATAGACTTTGGGGAAGTTGGAGCGGCAGGGTCTTCGCAGCTTGTTCATCCAGTAAGGGCACGTCGCGAATCACCTGGTCGGCGAATTCTACGAAGAACTCGCGGCCTCCGGTGTAACCGGTACCCGGTTCGAGGAACTCAACGAAGTCCGGACTGAGGAGGTCGTCGGCGTCTAGAAGAAGCGGAGCATAAGGAGTGGCCGTGTATTGCACGTAAAGATGCCGAGGGACTGTCCGACGCAGCACGCTTATGGCTTCGTAGGTGCGACTCTCGGCTGAACTGCTCGTGTTAAGCGACGCCTGATCTGCCTCGTCGTCAACAATGAGAACTGGGACGTCTGCTATGTCGGAAACTCCTTCTAGTGCCTCGGCAAGAGCGCGTATCCGACCAGCATGCTTCAGGACCGGTATGAGGATCGTCCTGCCGCCCGCGATCCTGTCACTCATCCGCCTCGAGGTTGTGCGGCCAGAAGGGTTGACCTCGACGATCCAGCGGTAATCTTGACGGCTATGAATCTCAAGAGCTAGCTCGAGGCGGGACCGATTCTGCTCAAGCAGTAGATTCGTACCACCAAGCAAAGCAATAACTATTTGATAGCCTTGGTCTGCGGCTGCAGCGATCAGTGCAGTGATTGAGGTTGTCTTGCCAGATTGGACGTACCCGAGAGCTAAGCCCGTTGAGCCGTGAACGCCGCTTCGCTGAGGGCCTTTGTCGAGGATTGCCAGTGCGGACTTCCATAGGCTCAGTCGGCTGTCCCGGTCGACGCGATCGCTGAGCCGCTGGTCTAGCCTCTGGGACTCGTTGCTGCTGGTTACCGCATGGGTCGTCATCGATTCTCCTGTTATCAGCGCTGTGCGACGTACTTTGTGCCAGTTTCCCAAACGTGCTCGGACTAACACGGCTGAAGGGGAATCGGGTGCGTTCGCCTTCCTCCAATAGTCGTAGCCGTGAAAGCTTGCAGTAGGGCCAGCATCCGTTACATAGCGTCGGACGAAATCCCATATATCGTCGTCGGTCCAATGCGATTGGTAGTTTCGCCCAACACGTTGCGAAGCCTCGACGTCAGCCATTCGGCAGGCCTGGGCCCATCCGTAGACCTGGTCAATGCGGGCTGCGCTCGGACCAACCACCTCGCCCTCGTTTAGAAGATTT
Coding sequences within:
- a CDS encoding Z1 domain-containing protein, whose protein sequence is MTTHAVTSSNESQRLDQRLSDRVDRDSRLSLWKSALAILDKGPQRSGVHGSTGLALGYVQSGKTTSITALIAAAADQGYQIVIALLGGTNLLLEQNRSRLELALEIHSRQDYRWIVEVNPSGRTTSRRMSDRIAGGRTILIPVLKHAGRIRALAEALEGVSDIADVPVLIVDDEADQASLNTSSSAESRTYEAISVLRRTVPRHLYVQYTATPYAPLLLDADDLLSPDFVEFLEPGTGYTGGREFFVEFADQVIRDVPLLDEQAAKTLPLQLPQSLLAALGSFVAGAATLSELQPDAAPISMLVHSTQRNDVQERYRFLMERELKKWRAAAAAATSADDLPGALLSERQILAERGAPTISDGPFLDRVRWVLRETSLWLVNSTSALNKVEWNVTPIHILVGGNKLDRGFTVEGLTVTYMNRPPSTQVDTLEQRARAFGYRRDQLPYCQFFATKRTIKALREIVFTEYDLRAQLQDHVDNGGSVHTWAREVGLLLPEGMKPTRASVVSQLSYAGQGWASIRLPRLDPTSLQTNRTLVESLGLYNAPYVNYGRLSFRTLRCSLDQVRQSLLANWSADKYGPSWRYGDVVEALERHPDPHREVPVILMEDDGDLRLRKWDVETGFVNLFQGRDLARNDTAPAYPGDRAIGGVADDPSSLVVQVHRVARRADPTTEILTLAIHLGDLQVVRKAELR
- a CDS encoding cold-shock protein, with the translated sequence MAQGTVKWFNAEKGFGFIAVDGGGPDVFVHYSAIESSGFRSLDEGQRVEFSTAQGPKGPQAEKVQAI
- a CDS encoding DNA cytosine methyltransferase — its product is MAPSFKFVDLFAGIGGFHAALSHAGGECVFVSEIDEQAMTTYRHNWVDGQAEPPVLNSDITTAANDTVMEVPEHDVLTAGFPCQPFSKSGYQRGMDEARGTLFWNIARIIEKRKPSVVLLENVRNIAGPRHRHEWDVIIKTLRQLGYRVSSSPTVFSPHLLPPHLGGTPQVRDRVFIVGTYVGPVRAMEETEVGPTVLRAPVEGWDPSRWDVNWVLDEDSSIPDLERYRLNDQEREWIQVWDDLVQAHQQSKGRRLPGFPLWSDLWQPNGMPSELEISALPTWKADFTRKNIAFYRENEAVIDAWRSAHPSLASFPVTRRKLEWQAQDSTSLWDTVMHFRPSGIRAKAATYLPALVAITQTSIVGSRRRRLTPHEAARLQGLPRSFAFANRREAASYKQVGNGVAVGAAWYVLRSHVENDAHSSRPQIPERVRQAVLSAPLNGSTDALNPLALQLYPGPRAAAAL
- a CDS encoding ParB/Srx family N-terminal domain-containing protein, which translates into the protein MGTNSGVRSGVALHTPISTLLLDPYNPRLPESLRGGEQADLAVVLEMGFDAFAVAQSIADNGYFAAEPLIAIRSGHGRFTIVEGNRRLTALLGLSHPEIRAEFADPGRWSEVADRAGVSPATEVPIVVHENREATHVEVSRAHVVGKLAWRPYMQARFIASRVSEGRSISEVAELIGITKSKAADLYRDQAIVSQAEDAGLSTGEVEKAFSVLTVAMSNTKLRDHIGAPLGSRLSAGAKPVPPGKLGELRELISWVFGDEDSEPVISDSRQMSALGNVVASEVGLGSLRAGKSLEEAKQQVQNAGMNPRERLVKRLTAATNALGAAGDDLAEYAGDVQVVGLLADLEALLESMRNVVDQDPDRVAT
- the vsr gene encoding DNA mismatch endonuclease Vsr — encoded protein: MSQAARRDTKPELALRRELHRRGRRYRVVVRVPGRNRRTIDIAFTRARLAVFVDGCFWHGCPKHGTTPTHNSGWWATKLAANHGRDRDTDEHLAEEGWAVLRIWEHVPAVQAADQVEAVLDALDGRRRRPVKAQQPPEDPGTAGGPTG